In Apus apus isolate bApuApu2 chromosome 5, bApuApu2.pri.cur, whole genome shotgun sequence, the following are encoded in one genomic region:
- the TMEM63C gene encoding calcium permeable stress-gated cation channel 1 — MESVYSVAPGPGSAGPTSLDVLGFLDALANSTEEQCFSARSRSTVLEGLPFGGVPTVLAINFVLWLLLLLVFSCLRKAAWDYGRLALLMDNDSLTSLFYGEQSEKEKSPSESSPLDSDNKDVGFCSWLMSIYQMKDEEIQSKCGIDATTYLSFQRHLLVLLMLVCVLSVAVILPVNFSGDLLGHNPTHFGRTTIANIPTQDRLLWLHSIFALIYFILTILCMAHHSVHLEYRENEKVARTLMVTHIPKEITDPSLIIKHFHEAYPSCTVTNVQFCFDVRKLMKLDVERRKAMKGRLYFTTKAQKEGKIMIKTHPCARIFCCRFCGFEQVDAEQYYGELEEKLTDEFNAERNRITLKRLDMAFVTFQDERMTAVILKDYSHIHCRKHPQQSSVTTVVKSHHWGVCYAPAPSDIIWENLSVRGTSWWVRFILLNICLFILLFFLTTPAIIVNTMDMFNVTHPVESLKNPIITQFFPTLLLWAFSVFLPFLVYYSAFFESHWTRSSENQLTMHKCFFFLVFMVIILPSLGLSSLDLFFRWLFDTHFLDEANIKFQCVFLPDNGAFFVNYVVTSSLIGTAMELLRIPGLLVYTARLCFAKSEPERLHVKRSQAYQFQFGLEYAWTCCIFSVVMTYSITCPIIVPFGLLYMLLKHMVDRYNIYYVYIPTKLNQRLHVAAISQVVVAPILCMFWLLFFSVLRLGPTRPVTLFSFVVLLSCIVFSFFGLCLKKLQPRKPSSYQMSDQSEGTFNDVERSSVSSTPNSNLFVATVLQEPELSLTPAASPAHQSYGTMGNHLEPAEDGEDRVLQGFETELETVEGKYMSSPVLEGQARYQ; from the exons ATGGAGAGCGTGTACTCAGTGGCGCCAGGGCCTGGCAGTGCCGGCCCCACCTCGCTGGACGTGCTCGGCTTCCTGGACGCCCTGGCGAACAGCACGGAGGAGCAGTGCTTCAGCGCCCGCTCCCGCAGCACCGTCCTGGAGGGGCTGCCGTTCGGCGGCGTGCCCACCGTGCTCGCCATCAACTTCGTCCTCTGGCTG cttctcctcctgGTCTTCTCATGCCTTCGGAAAGCAGCTTGGGACTATGGGCGCTTGGCATTGCTGATGGACAATGATAG TTTGACGTCACTTTTCTACGGAGAACAGAGCGAGAAGGAGAAGTCCCCGTCAGAGAGCAGTCCCCTGGACTCTGACAACAAGGATGTG ggaTTCTGCTCCTGGCTCATGTCTATCTACCAGATGAA GGATGAGGAGATTCAGAGCAAGTGTGGGATCGATGCTACCACCTACCTCTCCTTCCAGCGGCACCTTCTGGTCCTGCTGATGCTGGTGTGCGTTCTCTCTGTGGCTGTCATCTTGCCTGTCAACTTCTCAGGGGACCTCCTGG gaCACAATCCCACCCACTTCGGCCGGACAACCATTGCCAACATCCCGACGCA ggACCGTCTCCTGTGGCTACACAGCATCTTTGCTCTCATCTATTTCATCCTCACTATCCTCTGCATGGCTCACCACTCTGTCCACCTTGAATACAGAGAGAATGAGAAG gtTGCCCGGACACTGATGGTTACCCACATCCCCAAGGAGATCACAGACCCTTCCCTCATCATCAAGCATTTCCA cGAGGCTTATCCCAGCTGCACCGTCACCAACGTCCAGTTCTGCTTCGACGTGCGCAAGCTGATGAAGCTGGATGTAGAGAG GCGCAAGGCAATGAAGGGCCGGCTTTACTTCACCACCAAGGCACAGAAGGAGGGGAAGATCATGATCAAAACCCACCCCTGCGCCCGCATCTTCTGCTGCCGCTTCTGTGGCTTTGAGCAG GTGGATGCTGAGCAGTACTATGGCGAGTTGGAGGAGAAGCTCACGGATGAGTTCAATGCTGAGCGCAACCGCATCACACTCAAGCGGCTTGACATGGCCTTCGTCACCTTCCAGGATGAGCGGATGACAGCTGT GATTTTGAAGGACTACAGCCACATCCACTGCCGAAAGCATCCTCAGCAGTCCTCTGTCACCACTGTGGTCAAGTCACACCACTGGGGTGTTTGCTATGCCCCTGCACCCAGTGATATCATCTG GGAGAATTTATCAGTCCGTGGCACATCCTGGTGGGTGCGATTCATCCTCCTTAATATCTGCCTCTtcatccttctcttcttcctcaccacgCCAGCCATCATTGTCAACACTATGGACATGTTCAATGTCACACATCCTGTGGAGAGCCTCAAG AACCCCATCATCACCCAGTTCTTCCCCACGCTGCTGCTCTGGGCCTTCTCCGTCTTCCTGCCCTTCCTTGTCTACTACTCGGCATTCTTTGAGTCACACTGGACCAG ATCAAGTGAAAATCAGCTCACCATGCACAAGTGCTTCTTCTTCTTGGTGTTCATGGTCATCATCCTGCCCTCGCTGGGGCTTAGTAG CCTGGACCTTTTTTTCCGCTGGCTCTTTGACACCCACTTTCTGGACGAGGCCAATATCAAGTTCCA GTGCGTTTTCCTCCCAGACAATGGCGCTTTCTTTGTCAACTATGTGGTCACCTCCAGCCTGATCGGGACAGCCATGGAGCTGCTTCGCATCCCAGGACTCCTGGTCTACACCGCCCGCCTCTGCTTTGCCAAGTCTGAGCCCGAGCGGCTCCATGTCAAGCGG AGCCAAGCCTACCAGTTCCAGTTTGGGCTGGAGTATGCCTGGACCTGCTGCATCTTCTCTGTCGTGATGACCTACAGCATCACCTGCCCTATCATTGTCCCCTTTG GGTTACTCTACATGCTGCTCAAGCACATGGTGGACAGGTACAACATTTACTACGTTTACATCCCCACCAAGCTGAACCAACGCCTCCACGTTGCTGCCATCAGCCAGGTCGTTGTAGCCCCCATCCTCTGCATGTTCTGGCTGCTCTTCTTCTCCGTCCTGCGCCTTG GTCCCACCCGTCCTGTCACCCTCTTCTcctttgtggtcctcctctcCTGCATTGTCTTCTCCTTCTTTGGCCTCTGCCTGAAGAAGCTGCAGCCACGCAAACCCTCCAGCTACCAG ATGTCTGATCAGTCTGAAGGCACCTTCAACGATGTGGAACGGAGCAGTGTTTCCTCCACTCCCAACTCCAAC CTGTTTGTGGCCACCGTCCTTCAGGAGCCCGAGCTGAGCCTGACGCCAGCGGCCTCCCCAGCGCACCAGTCATATGGCACAATGGGCAACCACCTGGAGCCAGCGGAGGACGGGGAGgacagggtgctgcagggctttGAGACGGAGCTGGAGACAGTGGAGGGCAAGTACATGAGCAGCCCCGTGCTGGAGGGCCAGGCCCGCTACCAGTGA